In the Paramisgurnus dabryanus chromosome 5, PD_genome_1.1, whole genome shotgun sequence genome, one interval contains:
- the tnksb gene encoding tankyrase, TRF1-interacting ankyrin-related ADP-ribose polymerase b isoform X2, whose translation MAVSRRSSQHQQSTLQPSPRNVAIASPPPESPSAIIPDSASLLSPSGTGAAECDGATTETAAASASSPDRPGPMTAAAASALGSSSCSSISSSATAGSQSPGSGTTSPGEGVCGAGGAFRELFEACRNGDVSRVKRLVDSVNVNAKDMAGRKSTPLHFAAGFGRKDVVEHLLQTGANVHARDDGGLIPLHNACSFGHAEVVSLLLCSGADPNARDNWNYTPLHEAAIKGKIDVCIVLLQHGADPNIRNTDGKSALDLADPSAKTVLTGEYKKDELLEAARSGNEEKLMALLTPLNVNCHASDGRKSTPLHLAAGYNRVRIVQLLLQYGADVHAKDKGGLVPLHNACSYGHYEVTELLLKHGACVNAMDLWQFTPLHEAASKNRVEVCSLLLAHGADPTLLNCHGKSAVDVAPTPELKERLTYEFKGHTLLQAAREADMAKVKKTTQEIISFKHPHSHDSALHCAVASPHPKRKQVTEMLLRKSANIHEKNKDFMTPFHVAAERGHNDVLEVLQKHGAKVNAADTLGQTALHRAALAGHIQTCRLLLSYGADPSIISLQGFTASQMGNEAVQQILNENIPPRNSDVDYRFLEAAKAGDLDTVKQLCSPQNVNCRDLEGRHSTPLHFAAGYNRVAVVEYLLHHGADVHAKDKGGLVPLHNACSYGHYEVAELLVRHGASVNVADLWKFTPLHEAAAKGKYEICKLLLKHGADPSKKNRDGNMALDMVKDGDTDIQDLLRGDAALLDAAKKGCLARVQKLCSPENINCRDTQGRNSTPLHLAAGYNNLEVAEYLLEHGADVNAQDKGGLIPLHNAASYGHVDIAALLIKFNTCVNATDKWAFTPLHEAAQKGRTQLCALLLAHGADPTMKNQEGQTALDLATADDIRALLMDAMPPDALPSCFKPQATVLSATLISPASTPSCLSAASSIDNLAGPLCDGASGGATGPADGASGNERKEGDAVLDMNISQFLKSLGLEHLRDIFEREQITLDVLADMGHEELKEIGINAYGHRHKLIKGIERLLGGQQGANPYLTFHCTNQGTVLIDLAVDDKEFQSVEEEMQSTIREHRDGGNAGGVFSRYNIIKIQKVVNKKLRERYTHRQKEIADENHNHHNERMLFHGSPFINAIIHKGFDERHAYIGGMFGAGIYFAENSSKSNQYVYGIGGGTGCPTHKDRSCYLCQRQMLFCRVTLGKSFLQFSAMKMAHAPPGHHSVIGRPSVNGLAYAEYVIYRGEQAYPEYLITYQILKPDSTPQSSTGAEQKS comes from the exons ATGGCGGTGTCCCGTCGATCCTCTCAGCATCAACAAAGCACCCTGCAACCGTCTCCGCGGAACGTCGCGATCGCCTCTCCGCCTCCCGAATCGCCCTCAGCGATTATTCCAGATTCAGCGAGTCTACTGAGCCCATCGGGGACCGGCGCAGCGGAATGCGACGGAGCGACGACAGAGACCGCAGCGGCCTCCGCATCTTCCCCGGACAGGCCCGGCCCAATGACTGCAGCAGCGGCGTCAGCACTCGGCAGCTCCAGCTGCAGCAGCATTAGCTCTAGCGCGACCGCGGGCAGCCAGAGCCCTGGTTCGGGTACGACCAGTCCAGGGGAGGGAGTGTGCGGGGCCGGTGGGGCGTTCAGAGAGCTCTTCGAGGCCTGTCGGAACGGAGACGTGTCGCGGGTGAAACGACTGGTGGACTCGGTGAATGTGAACGCTAAAGACATGGCCGGACGAAAATCAACGCCGCTCCATTTCGCAGCAG GATTTGGAAGGAAGGACGTAGTGGAACATCTCCTGCAGACCGGAGCAAACGTTCACGCACGTGATGACGGCGGTCTCATCCCGCTCCACAACGCCTGCTCATTCGGACACGCCGAGGTCGTGAGCCTTCTGCTGTGTAGCGGTGCCGACCCCAACGCACGAGACAACTGGAACTACACACCCCTGCATGAGGCCGCCATCAAGGGCAAGATAGACGTCTGCATTG tgttGCTCCAGCATGGTGCTGATCCAAATATCAGAAACACTGATGGGAAATCGGCTCTGGATCTGGCAGACCCGTCTGCAAAGACTGTTCTCACCG GTGAATATAAGAAGGATGAACTGTTGGAGGCAGCGAG GAGCGGAAATGAGGAAAAGCTGATGGCTCTTTTGACTCCGCTAAACGTCAACTGTCATGCCAGCGATGGACGCAAG TCGACTCCTCTTCATCTAGCTGCTGGCTATAATCGTGTTCGTATAGTGCAGTTACTGCTGCAGTACGGAGCTGATGTACATGCAAAAGACAAAGG GGGTCTTGTTCCTCTTCATAACGCCTGCTCTTATGGTCACTATGAGGTCACAGAGCTCCTGTTAAAG CACGGGGCGTGTGTTAACGCTATGGACCTATGGCAGTTCACCCCTCTCCACGAGGCAGCCAGTAAAAATCGAGTGGAGGTGTGTTCACTCCTGCTGGCTCACGGCGCAGATCCCACACTGCTTAACTGTCACGGCAAAAGTGCGGTGGACGTGGCTCCCACACCTGAACTCAAAGAGAGACTCACCT ATGAGTTCAAAGGTCACACGCTGTTACAAGCTGCCCGGGAAGCGGACATGGCGAAGGTGAAGAAGACCACGCAGGAGATCATCAGTTTTAAACACCCTCACTCGCATGACTCTGCTCTG CACTGCGCGGTGGCCTCCCCTCATCCCAAACGCAAGCAGGTTACAGAGATGCTGCTGAGGAAAAGCGCCAACATTCATGAGAAGAACAAAGA CTTCATGACTCCATTTCACGTAGCGGCCGAGCGGGGTCACAATGACGTGCTGGAAGTCCTGCAGAAACATGGAGCAAAG GTGAATGCTGCTGACACTTTGGGACAGACTGCTCTGCACCGGGCGGCCCTCGCCGGTCACATCCAGACGTGCCGACTGTTGCTGAGTTACGGGGCTGACCCGTCAATCATTTCGCTGCAAGGCTTCACTGCCTCACAGATGGGCAATGAAGCTGTTCAACAGATACTCAATG AGAACATTCCTCCTCGCAATTCCGATGTGGATTACCGATTTCTTGAGGCGGCTAAAGCCGGAGACCTTGACACAGTAAAG CAACTGTGCTCCCCTCAGAACGTAAACTGTCGTGATCTTGAAGGCCGGCACTCCACCCCACTGCACTTTGCTGCGGGATACAACCGCGTGGCCGTAGTGGAATACCTGCTGCATCATGGGGCCGACGTTCATGCCAAAGATAAAGG GGGTCTCGTTCCTTTGCACAACGCTTGTTCGTATGGGCACTACGAGGTGGCCGAGCTGCTGGTGAGACATGGAGCGTCAGTGAACGTGGCAGACCTTTGGAAGTTCACACCACTGCACGAGGCTGCAGCAAAGGGCAAATATGAGATCTGTAAACTACTTCTGAAG CATGGGGCAGACCCATCCAAGAAGAACCGTGATGGCAACATGGCTTTGGACATGGTGAAGGACGGAGACACAGACATACAGGATCTGCTGCGTGGAGATGCCGCCCTCCTTGATGCCGCCAAGAAAGGCTGTCTTGCCCGCGTGCAGAAACTTTGCAGCCCGGAGAACATCAACTGCAGGGACACGCAGGGCAGGAACTCAACCCCACTGCACCTCGCTG CTGGCTACAATAACCTGGAGGTGGCAGAGTATCTCCTGGAGCATGGAGCAGATGTTAATGCTCAAGATAAAGGAGGTTTGATTCCTCTGCATAATGCCGCTTCATATGGG CATGTGGATATCGCCGCCCTGTTGATCAAGTTCAACACTTGTGTAAATGCGACAGATAAATGGGCATTCACTCCTTTGCACGAGGCTGCGCAGAAGGGACGGACGCAGCTGTGTGCGCTCCTGCTGGCGCACGGCGCTGATCCGACCATGAAGAACCAGGAGGGGCAGACGGCTCTGGATCTGGCCACG GCCGATGACATCCGCGCTTTGCTGATGGATGCGATGCCACCTGACGCTCTGCCCAGCTGTTTCAAACCCCAGGCCACTGTGCTCAGTGCCACACTGATATCGCCTGCATCCACCCCCTCCTGCCTCTCTGCCGCTTCCAGCATCGATAACCTGGCGGGGCCGCTCTGTGACGGGGCCAGTGGAGGAGCCACAGGACCTGCTGATGGAGCCTCCGGAAATGAGAGGAAGGAAGGAGATG CTGTCCTGGATATGAACATCTCGCAGTTCCTGAAGAGCTTAGGGCTCGAGCATCTCCGGGACATCTTCGAGAGAGAACAG ATCACCCTGGACGTGTTGGCTGATATGGGCCACGAGGAGCTCAAGGAGATCGGGATCAATGCTTACGGGCATCGTCATAAACTTATCAAAGGCATCGAGAGGCTCCTGGGAGGACAGCAGG GTGCAAATCCATACCTAACGTTCCACTGCACCAATCAGGGCACAGTTTTGATCGATCTGGCCGTGGATGATAAGGAGTTTCAGTCTGTCGAGGAGGAG ATGCAGAGCACAATTCGTGAGCACAGGGATGGAGGAAACGCGGGTGGCGTTTTCAGTCGATACAATATCATCAAG ATCCAGAAAGTGGTGAATAAGAAACTGAGAGAGagatatacacacagacagaaagagattGCGGATGAAAATCACAACCACCACAACGAACGCATGCTGTTTCACG gATCTCcatttatcaatgccatcatcCACAAAGGATTTGATGAGCGTCATGCTTATATTGGTGGCATGTTTGGAGCCGGTATATATTTCGCAGAGAATTCCTCTAAAAGCAACCAGTACGTTTATGGAATCGGGGGAGGGACCGGATGCCCCACCCACAAAGACCGATCATGTTACCTGTGCCAGAG GCAGATGTTGTTCTGTCGTGTAACGCTGGGAAAGTCATTCCTGCAGTTTAGTGCCATGAAAATGGCCCACGCCCCACCCGGACATCACTCTGTGATCGGCCGTCCCAGTGTCAATGGCCTGGCCTACGCTGAGTATGTGATTTATCGTGGAGAACAG gcCTACCCAGAATATCTTATTACTTACCAGATCCTGAAGCCGGACAGCACGCCTCAGTCCTCTACAGGAGCAGAACAGAAGTCATAG
- the tnksb gene encoding tankyrase, TRF1-interacting ankyrin-related ADP-ribose polymerase b isoform X1 — MAVSRRSSQHQQSTLQPSPRNVAIASPPPESPSAIIPDSASLLSPSGTGAAECDGATTETAAASASSPDRPGPMTAAAASALGSSSCSSISSSATAGSQSPGSGTTSPGEGVCGAGGAFRELFEACRNGDVSRVKRLVDSVNVNAKDMAGRKSTPLHFAAGFGRKDVVEHLLQTGANVHARDDGGLIPLHNACSFGHAEVVSLLLCSGADPNARDNWNYTPLHEAAIKGKIDVCIVLLQHGADPNIRNTDGKSALDLADPSAKTVLTGEYKKDELLEAARSGNEEKLMALLTPLNVNCHASDGRKSTSQKMLSTPLHLAAGYNRVRIVQLLLQYGADVHAKDKGGLVPLHNACSYGHYEVTELLLKHGACVNAMDLWQFTPLHEAASKNRVEVCSLLLAHGADPTLLNCHGKSAVDVAPTPELKERLTYEFKGHTLLQAAREADMAKVKKTTQEIISFKHPHSHDSALHCAVASPHPKRKQVTEMLLRKSANIHEKNKDFMTPFHVAAERGHNDVLEVLQKHGAKVNAADTLGQTALHRAALAGHIQTCRLLLSYGADPSIISLQGFTASQMGNEAVQQILNENIPPRNSDVDYRFLEAAKAGDLDTVKQLCSPQNVNCRDLEGRHSTPLHFAAGYNRVAVVEYLLHHGADVHAKDKGGLVPLHNACSYGHYEVAELLVRHGASVNVADLWKFTPLHEAAAKGKYEICKLLLKHGADPSKKNRDGNMALDMVKDGDTDIQDLLRGDAALLDAAKKGCLARVQKLCSPENINCRDTQGRNSTPLHLAAGYNNLEVAEYLLEHGADVNAQDKGGLIPLHNAASYGHVDIAALLIKFNTCVNATDKWAFTPLHEAAQKGRTQLCALLLAHGADPTMKNQEGQTALDLATADDIRALLMDAMPPDALPSCFKPQATVLSATLISPASTPSCLSAASSIDNLAGPLCDGASGGATGPADGASGNERKEGDAVLDMNISQFLKSLGLEHLRDIFEREQITLDVLADMGHEELKEIGINAYGHRHKLIKGIERLLGGQQGANPYLTFHCTNQGTVLIDLAVDDKEFQSVEEEMQSTIREHRDGGNAGGVFSRYNIIKIQKVVNKKLRERYTHRQKEIADENHNHHNERMLFHGSPFINAIIHKGFDERHAYIGGMFGAGIYFAENSSKSNQYVYGIGGGTGCPTHKDRSCYLCQRQMLFCRVTLGKSFLQFSAMKMAHAPPGHHSVIGRPSVNGLAYAEYVIYRGEQAYPEYLITYQILKPDSTPQSSTGAEQKS, encoded by the exons ATGGCGGTGTCCCGTCGATCCTCTCAGCATCAACAAAGCACCCTGCAACCGTCTCCGCGGAACGTCGCGATCGCCTCTCCGCCTCCCGAATCGCCCTCAGCGATTATTCCAGATTCAGCGAGTCTACTGAGCCCATCGGGGACCGGCGCAGCGGAATGCGACGGAGCGACGACAGAGACCGCAGCGGCCTCCGCATCTTCCCCGGACAGGCCCGGCCCAATGACTGCAGCAGCGGCGTCAGCACTCGGCAGCTCCAGCTGCAGCAGCATTAGCTCTAGCGCGACCGCGGGCAGCCAGAGCCCTGGTTCGGGTACGACCAGTCCAGGGGAGGGAGTGTGCGGGGCCGGTGGGGCGTTCAGAGAGCTCTTCGAGGCCTGTCGGAACGGAGACGTGTCGCGGGTGAAACGACTGGTGGACTCGGTGAATGTGAACGCTAAAGACATGGCCGGACGAAAATCAACGCCGCTCCATTTCGCAGCAG GATTTGGAAGGAAGGACGTAGTGGAACATCTCCTGCAGACCGGAGCAAACGTTCACGCACGTGATGACGGCGGTCTCATCCCGCTCCACAACGCCTGCTCATTCGGACACGCCGAGGTCGTGAGCCTTCTGCTGTGTAGCGGTGCCGACCCCAACGCACGAGACAACTGGAACTACACACCCCTGCATGAGGCCGCCATCAAGGGCAAGATAGACGTCTGCATTG tgttGCTCCAGCATGGTGCTGATCCAAATATCAGAAACACTGATGGGAAATCGGCTCTGGATCTGGCAGACCCGTCTGCAAAGACTGTTCTCACCG GTGAATATAAGAAGGATGAACTGTTGGAGGCAGCGAG GAGCGGAAATGAGGAAAAGCTGATGGCTCTTTTGACTCCGCTAAACGTCAACTGTCATGCCAGCGATGGACGCAAG TCaacatcacaaaaaatgctg TCGACTCCTCTTCATCTAGCTGCTGGCTATAATCGTGTTCGTATAGTGCAGTTACTGCTGCAGTACGGAGCTGATGTACATGCAAAAGACAAAGG GGGTCTTGTTCCTCTTCATAACGCCTGCTCTTATGGTCACTATGAGGTCACAGAGCTCCTGTTAAAG CACGGGGCGTGTGTTAACGCTATGGACCTATGGCAGTTCACCCCTCTCCACGAGGCAGCCAGTAAAAATCGAGTGGAGGTGTGTTCACTCCTGCTGGCTCACGGCGCAGATCCCACACTGCTTAACTGTCACGGCAAAAGTGCGGTGGACGTGGCTCCCACACCTGAACTCAAAGAGAGACTCACCT ATGAGTTCAAAGGTCACACGCTGTTACAAGCTGCCCGGGAAGCGGACATGGCGAAGGTGAAGAAGACCACGCAGGAGATCATCAGTTTTAAACACCCTCACTCGCATGACTCTGCTCTG CACTGCGCGGTGGCCTCCCCTCATCCCAAACGCAAGCAGGTTACAGAGATGCTGCTGAGGAAAAGCGCCAACATTCATGAGAAGAACAAAGA CTTCATGACTCCATTTCACGTAGCGGCCGAGCGGGGTCACAATGACGTGCTGGAAGTCCTGCAGAAACATGGAGCAAAG GTGAATGCTGCTGACACTTTGGGACAGACTGCTCTGCACCGGGCGGCCCTCGCCGGTCACATCCAGACGTGCCGACTGTTGCTGAGTTACGGGGCTGACCCGTCAATCATTTCGCTGCAAGGCTTCACTGCCTCACAGATGGGCAATGAAGCTGTTCAACAGATACTCAATG AGAACATTCCTCCTCGCAATTCCGATGTGGATTACCGATTTCTTGAGGCGGCTAAAGCCGGAGACCTTGACACAGTAAAG CAACTGTGCTCCCCTCAGAACGTAAACTGTCGTGATCTTGAAGGCCGGCACTCCACCCCACTGCACTTTGCTGCGGGATACAACCGCGTGGCCGTAGTGGAATACCTGCTGCATCATGGGGCCGACGTTCATGCCAAAGATAAAGG GGGTCTCGTTCCTTTGCACAACGCTTGTTCGTATGGGCACTACGAGGTGGCCGAGCTGCTGGTGAGACATGGAGCGTCAGTGAACGTGGCAGACCTTTGGAAGTTCACACCACTGCACGAGGCTGCAGCAAAGGGCAAATATGAGATCTGTAAACTACTTCTGAAG CATGGGGCAGACCCATCCAAGAAGAACCGTGATGGCAACATGGCTTTGGACATGGTGAAGGACGGAGACACAGACATACAGGATCTGCTGCGTGGAGATGCCGCCCTCCTTGATGCCGCCAAGAAAGGCTGTCTTGCCCGCGTGCAGAAACTTTGCAGCCCGGAGAACATCAACTGCAGGGACACGCAGGGCAGGAACTCAACCCCACTGCACCTCGCTG CTGGCTACAATAACCTGGAGGTGGCAGAGTATCTCCTGGAGCATGGAGCAGATGTTAATGCTCAAGATAAAGGAGGTTTGATTCCTCTGCATAATGCCGCTTCATATGGG CATGTGGATATCGCCGCCCTGTTGATCAAGTTCAACACTTGTGTAAATGCGACAGATAAATGGGCATTCACTCCTTTGCACGAGGCTGCGCAGAAGGGACGGACGCAGCTGTGTGCGCTCCTGCTGGCGCACGGCGCTGATCCGACCATGAAGAACCAGGAGGGGCAGACGGCTCTGGATCTGGCCACG GCCGATGACATCCGCGCTTTGCTGATGGATGCGATGCCACCTGACGCTCTGCCCAGCTGTTTCAAACCCCAGGCCACTGTGCTCAGTGCCACACTGATATCGCCTGCATCCACCCCCTCCTGCCTCTCTGCCGCTTCCAGCATCGATAACCTGGCGGGGCCGCTCTGTGACGGGGCCAGTGGAGGAGCCACAGGACCTGCTGATGGAGCCTCCGGAAATGAGAGGAAGGAAGGAGATG CTGTCCTGGATATGAACATCTCGCAGTTCCTGAAGAGCTTAGGGCTCGAGCATCTCCGGGACATCTTCGAGAGAGAACAG ATCACCCTGGACGTGTTGGCTGATATGGGCCACGAGGAGCTCAAGGAGATCGGGATCAATGCTTACGGGCATCGTCATAAACTTATCAAAGGCATCGAGAGGCTCCTGGGAGGACAGCAGG GTGCAAATCCATACCTAACGTTCCACTGCACCAATCAGGGCACAGTTTTGATCGATCTGGCCGTGGATGATAAGGAGTTTCAGTCTGTCGAGGAGGAG ATGCAGAGCACAATTCGTGAGCACAGGGATGGAGGAAACGCGGGTGGCGTTTTCAGTCGATACAATATCATCAAG ATCCAGAAAGTGGTGAATAAGAAACTGAGAGAGagatatacacacagacagaaagagattGCGGATGAAAATCACAACCACCACAACGAACGCATGCTGTTTCACG gATCTCcatttatcaatgccatcatcCACAAAGGATTTGATGAGCGTCATGCTTATATTGGTGGCATGTTTGGAGCCGGTATATATTTCGCAGAGAATTCCTCTAAAAGCAACCAGTACGTTTATGGAATCGGGGGAGGGACCGGATGCCCCACCCACAAAGACCGATCATGTTACCTGTGCCAGAG GCAGATGTTGTTCTGTCGTGTAACGCTGGGAAAGTCATTCCTGCAGTTTAGTGCCATGAAAATGGCCCACGCCCCACCCGGACATCACTCTGTGATCGGCCGTCCCAGTGTCAATGGCCTGGCCTACGCTGAGTATGTGATTTATCGTGGAGAACAG gcCTACCCAGAATATCTTATTACTTACCAGATCCTGAAGCCGGACAGCACGCCTCAGTCCTCTACAGGAGCAGAACAGAAGTCATAG